A genomic segment from Nicotiana tabacum cultivar K326 chromosome 9, ASM71507v2, whole genome shotgun sequence encodes:
- the LOC107794488 gene encoding uncharacterized protein LOC107794488, with translation MDAIVRGDSDCSMIGKTIILPSSHTGGPRYRVQNYQDAMAICRWAGYLDLFLTFTCNPKWPEINEMLRLIGQESDDNRVDIICRVFQIKLFQLMQDLKKNQPFGKIIACLYTIEFQKRGLPHGHILLFLHPTLKSPSTDHIDRIIAAEIPDLEVDPYGYNAVKNFMMHGPCGELNPHCPCMRQGKCTKHFPKKFNDRTTFDSDGFPIYRRRNTGTQVKKNGANLDNRYVVPYNRDLLVKYDAHINVELCNYSRSVKYLFKYVHKGSDRATATIESTNTGAENDEIKKYLDCRYISATEACWRIFKFDIHYRKPAVERLPFHLEGQNTIIFEEEKRAESVISRPDIEKTKFTEWFEANKRYDDARELTYSDFPTRWVWNAKDKTWNRRQSGKAVGRIYFAHPASGERFYMRMLLNFVKGSTSYESIRTINGVEYKNYRDACYALGLLDDDKEWNDCLAEAALWATENELRHLFVTILIYCQVSDSSKFWKNNCEILSEDITSLQRKRFQLKNLQLTEKQVEAYTLFEIETILLKMGKSLKDIDGMPLPDSALLRNVGNRMVNEELDYDKEELKILHDKSFALLNDCQKSAYDAIITSVENEQGRLFFINGHGGTGKTFLWNTIISKLRSQSKIVLPIATSGIAALLLPNGRTAHSRFHIPLDVTVESTCEIKQGTQLAELLNRTSLIIWDEAPMANKLCFEALDKTLRDILRVRYENSFDKPFGGLTVVCGGDFRQILPVIPKGTRADIVDAALNSFYLWPFFIIYELKQNMRLCNGKVSDYEAEQIATFDKWLLQVGNGSFYDDINKELIKLPYDVCMKSSNDPIGSIVEAVYPSLLQNYSDPTYLKERAILTPKNDMVHELNHRIMKMIPGEGRTYFSSDNVCKASVNTNDKELLYPTEFLNSLTFPGIPNHDIHLKVGTPVMLLRNLNQTEGLCNGTRLIVRHLGNWSVSANIMSGKNIDSRVTIPRIIMSPNDSKWPFKLTRRQLPLAP, from the exons ATGGATGCTATTGTCCGAGGTGATTCTGATTGTTCAATGATAGGGAAAACCATTATCTTGCCTTCTTCACACACTGGGGGACCTCGATATAGGGTACAAAATTATCAAGATGCAATGGCAATTTGTAGGTGGGCGGGATATCTGGATTTGTTCCTTACTTTCACTTGCAACCCAAAGTGGCCAGAAATAAATGAAATGCTCCGTTTAATTGGACAAGAGAGTGATGACAACCGGGTTGATATCATATGCAGAGTTTTCCAAATAAAATTGTTCCAGCTAATGCAAGATCTGAAAAAGAATCAGCCTTTTGGAAAAATAATTGCAT GTTTATATACAATTGAGTTTCAGAAAAGAGGTTTACCTCATGGGCATATATTGCTCTTCCTGCATCCCACATTAAAAAGCCCCTCCACAGATCATATTGACAGAATAATAGCAGCAGAAATACCTGATTTGGAAGTTGATCCTTACGGTTATAATGCTGTTAAGAACTTTATGATGCATGGACCTTGCGGAGAACTGAATCCACATTGCCCATGTATGAGGCAAGGAAAGTGCACGAAGCattttccaaagaaattcaaTGATCGAACAACTTTTGATTCAGATGGATTTCCTATTTATAGGAGAAGGAACACAGGTACTCAAGTCAAGAAAAATGGCGCTAACTTAGACAATAGATATGTTGTCCCTTACAATAGGGATTTGCTTGTCAAATATGATGCACATATAAATGTCGAATTATGCAATTACTCAAGGTCTGTGAAGTACCTGTTCAAGTATGTCCATAAAGGGTCTGATAGAGCAACTGCAACTATAGAATCTACCAATACTGGTGCAGAAAATGAtgagataaaaaaatatttagactGCAGATACATATCAGCTACAGAAGCTTGCTGGAGGATCTTTAAATTTGACATACATTATAGAAAGCCGGCAGTTGAGCGTCTGCCTTTTCATTTAGAGGGACAAAACACAATAATATTCGAAGAAGAAAAGCGAGCAGAAAGCGTGATTAGCAGACCGGACATAGAAAAAACAAAATTCACAGAATGGTTTGAGGCGAACAAAAGATATGATGATGCACGAGAGCTGACATATTCGGACTTTCCTACGCGTTGGGTCTGGAATGCAAAGGACAAAACATGGAATAGAAGGCAAAGTGGGAAGGCAGTTGGTAGAATTTACTTCGCACATCCTGCAAGTGGAGAACGTTTTTATATGAGAATGCTGCTTAACTTTGTGAAAGGAAGCACTTCCTATGAAAGCATCAGAACAATAAATGGAGTGGAGTATAAAAATTATAGAGATGCATGCTACGCTTTAGGATTATTAGATGATGATAAAGAGTGGAATGACTGCTTAGCCGAGGCTGCACTTTGGGCGACAGAAAATGAGTTGAGACATCTATTTGTAACGATACTTATTTACTGTCAGGTATCTGATTCAAGCAAATTTTGGAAGAACAACTGTGAAATTTTATCAGAAGATATAACATCATTACAGAGGAAGAGATTTCAATTGAAAAATTTACAGTTAACTGAAAAACAAGTAGAAGCATATACGTTATTTGAGATTGAAACCATCCTATTAAAGATGGGAAAAAGTTTGAAAGACATAGATGGAATGCCGCTACCAGATTCTGCGTTACTGCGAAATGTGGGAAACCGTATGGTCAATGAGGAGCTAGACTATGACAAAGAGGAGCTAAAAATACTGCACGACAAATCATTCGCTCTCTTAAATGATTGCCAAAAGTCAGCTTATGATGCAATAATAACATCAGTTGAGAATGAACAAGGAcgattattttttataaatggACATGGTGGTACTGGCAAGACATTTCTGTGGAATACAATAATTTCCAAGCTCAGATCACAATCAAAAATAGTTCTTCCCATTGCTACTTCTGGAATAGCAGCTTTGTTATTGCCAAATGGTAGGACCGCTCATTCGCGCTTCCATATTCCTTTGGACGTTACTGTAGAATCCACTTGTGAAATAAAACAAGGCACCCAGTTAGCTGAACTTCTCAACAGAACTTCTTTAATCATTTGGGATGAAGCCCCCATGGCAAATAAGTTATGTTTTGAAGCATTAGATAAAACGTTGAGAGATATCCTGCGAGTCAGGTATGAAAATAGCTTTGACAAACCTTTTGGAGGCCTTACAGTTGTATGTGGTGGTGATTTTCGCCAAATATTACCTGTTATTCCAAAGGGTACCCGAGCTGATATTGTTGATGCAGCACTAAACTCCTTTTATTTGTGGCCATTTTTCATAATATACGAATTGAAGCAAAATATGAGACTATGCAATGGAAAAGTAAGTGATTACGAGGCTGAACAAATTGCTACTTTTGACAAATGGTTGCTACAGGTTGGAAATGGATCATTTTACGATGATATTAACAAGGAGCTCATCAAATTGCCTTATGATGTATGCATGAAATCATCTAACGACCCAATCGGATCGATTGTTGAGGCAGTTTATCCATCTCTCCTACAAAATTACAGTGACCCAACATATCTGAAAGAAAGAGCAATACTAACGCCAAAAAATGATATGGTACATGAGTTGAACCATAGAATTATGAAAATGATACCAGGTGAAGGAAGAACATATTTCAGCTCTGACAATGTATGCAAAGCGAGCGTGAACACTAACGATAAAGAACTGTTGTACCCAACCGAATTTCTAAATAGCTTAACATTCCCTGGCATCCCTAATCATGACATACACTTAAAAGTAGGTACCCCAGTTATGCTTCTTAGAAATCTAAACCAAACAGAAGGCCTATGCAATGGAACAAGATTAATTGTCAGGCATCTTGGAAATTGGTCTGTCAGCGCAAACATCATGTCCGGAAAGAACATCGATTCGAGAGTCACAATTCCAAGAATCATTATGTCTCCTAACGATTCAAAGTGGCCATTCAAGCTTACGAGAAGGCAGCTCCCTTTGGCGCCATGA
- the LOC142164214 gene encoding uncharacterized protein LOC142164214 encodes MFMNRMNITELLESDWSADIHEYIVTVRGNITEIDNYFDWYYISCNSCSKKIVPSNGVYTCLFCAKVCKFPLVKYKIYVKVKDKTGKTTLVLFNAVAEKLLDTSAHKLFNRLSLESNNVPPQIQSLCGKEFIFKLRLNNYNLKEGLENYTVSKLFIPDENLELQYTTRKEQKGKKKVEDNIETKRFVEGKESTNVSLEDFEDSPEDPHVNDGVNCRGRRTSLRKIRKRRNLIINDDEVIEQTTKKSKK; translated from the exons ATGTTTATGAACAGGATGAACATTACTGAGTTGTTGGAGTCCGACTGGAGTGCCGATATACAT GAATACATTGTTACTGTGAGGGGCAACATTACAGAAATAGATAATTATTTTGATTGGTACTACATTTCATGCAACTCGTGTTCGAAGAAGATTGTACCTTCAAATGGTGTCTATACATGTCTCTTTTGCGCGAAAGTATGCAAGTTTCCTTTGGTGAA GTACAAAATATACGTCAAAGTAAAAGACAAAACTGGAAAGACTACTCTGGTTCTATTTAATGCTGTAGCGGAGAAGCTCCTTGATACATCCGCCCACAAGTTGTTCAATAGGCTGTCATTGGAAAGCAATAATGTACCTCCACAAATCCAAAGCCTTTGCGGCAAGGAATTTATTTTCAAGCTACGATTAAACAATTACAATCTTAAAGAGGGGCTTGAAAATTATACGGTATCCAAGTTGTTCATTCCAGATGAGAATCTGGAATTGCAATACACAACAAGGAAAGAACAAAAG GGGAAAAAGAAGGTTGAGGATAACATTGAAACAAAACGTTTTGTCGAAGGAAAG GAATCTACTAATGTCTCTTTGGAGGACTTTGAAGACTCTCCAGAAGATCCACATGTCAATGACGGTGTTAACTGTAGGGGGAGAAGAACTTCATTAAGAAAGATTAGAAAGAGAAGAAACCTAATCATAAATGACGATGAAGTTATCGAGCAAACAACCAAAAAAAGCAAAAAGTAG
- the LOC107767015 gene encoding replication factor A protein 1-like, whose protein sequence is MAYSLLTELNSTRDDWTVRVRVCRKWNSINFKRNRELMSTDMILIDEEETLIHATINKNLVNKYKNLLSEGSVYVIKNFKVSEASGVYRPVTSTFKISFFLTTALQELREGIVSIPINGFQFIKPDMIDSRLNNNTVLSDVVGCLTAIGDMESVGSKWKKRDIQVITD, encoded by the exons ATGGCGTATTCTCTTCTTACAGAATTGAATAGTACTAGAGACGATTGGACCGTGAGGGTTAGAGTTTGCCGGAAATGGAATTCTATTAATTTCAAGAGAAACAGAGAACTAATGAGTACAGACATGATCCTTATAGATGAAGAG GAAACTTTGATACATGCTACAATCAACAAGAATTTAGTAAATAAGTACAAGAATTTGCTCAGTGAAGGATCAGTCTATGTTATTAAGAACTTCAAAGTTAGTGAGGCTTCTGGTGTATATAGACCAGTGACAAGTACTTTTAAAATTTCTTTCTTCCTGACAACTGCACTCCAGGAACTACGAGAAGGTATTGTTAGTATTCCTATAAATGGATTCCAGTTTATAAAACCCGACATGATCGACTCAAGGCTGAACAATAACACCGTGCTATCAG ATGTGGTTGGTTGTTTAACTGCCATCGGTGACATGGAGAGTGTTGGAAGCAAGTGGAAAAAAAGGGACATCCAAGTTATAACTGATTAG